One region of Nycticebus coucang isolate mNycCou1 chromosome 10, mNycCou1.pri, whole genome shotgun sequence genomic DNA includes:
- the SNRNP70 gene encoding U1 small nuclear ribonucleoprotein 70 kDa isoform X1 — protein sequence MTQFLPPNLLALFAPRDPIPYLPPLEKLPHEKHHNQPYCGIAPYIREFEDPRDAPPPTRAETREERMERKRREKIERRQQEVETELKMWDPHNDPNAQGDAFKTLFVARVNYDTTESKLRREFEVYGPIKRIHMVYSKRSGKPRGYAFIEYEHERDMHSAYKHADGKKIDGRRVLVDVERGRTVKGWRPRRLGGGLGGTRRGGADVNIRHSGRDDTSRYDERPGPSPLPHRDRDRDRERERRERSRERDKERERRRSRSRDRRRRSRSRDKEERRRSRERSKDKDRERKRRSSRSRERARRERERKEELRGGGGGGGDMAEPSEAGDAPPDDGPPGELGPDGPDGPEEKGRDRDRERRRSHRSERERRRDRDRDRDREHKRGERGSERGRDEARGGGGGGQDNGLEGLGNDGRDMYMESEGGDGYLAPENGYLMEAAPE from the exons ATGACCCAGTTCCTGCCGCCCAATCTTCTGGCCCTCTTTGCCCCCCGGGACCCCATCCCATACCTGCCACCTCTGGAGAAACTGCCACATGAAAAACACCACAATCAACCTTACTGTGGCATTGCGCCATACAtccgagagtttgag GACCCTCGAGATGCCCCTCCTCCAACTCGTGCAGAAACCCGGGAGGAACGCATGGAGAGGAAG AGACGGGAAAAGATTGAGCGGCGACAGCAGGAAGTGGAGACAGAGCTAAAAATGT GGGACCCTCACAATGATCCCAATGCTCAGGGTGATGCCTTCAAGACTCTCTTCGTGGCTAGAGTG AACTATGATACAACAGAATCCAAGCTCCGGAGAGAGTTTGAGGTGTATGGACCCATCAAAAGA ATACACATGGTCTACAGTAAGCGGTCGGGAAAGCCCCGGGGCTATGCCTTCATCGAGTATGAGCACGAGCGAGACATGCACT CCGCTTACAAGCACGCAGATGGCAAGAAGATTGATGGCAGGAGGGTccttgtggatgtggagaggggcCGAACTGTGAAGGGCTGGAGGCCCCGGCGGCTAG GAGGTGGCCTCGGTGGTACCAGAAGAGGTGGAGCTGACGTGAACATCCGGCATTCAGGCCGCGATGACACGTCCCGCTATGACGAGAG GCCGGGCCCCTCCCCGCTTCCCCACAGGGACCGGGACCGGGACCGTGAGCGGGAGCGAAGAGAGCGGAGTCGGGAGCGGGACAAGGAGCGCGAACGGCGTCGCTCCCGCTCTCGGGACCGGCGAAGGCGCTCACGGAGTCGCGACAAGGAGGAGCGTAGGCGCTCCAGAGAGCGGAGCAAGGACAAGGACCGGGAACGGAAGCGGCGAAGCAGCCGGAGTCGAGAGCGGGCCCGGCGGGAGCGGGAGCGCAAAGAGGAGCTGCGTGGGGGTGGTGGCGGTGGTGGCGACATGGCGGAGCCCTCTGAGGCTGGTGATGCGCCCCCTGATGACGGGCCTCCTGGGGAGCTCGGTCCTGACGGCCCTGATGGGCCTGAAGAGAAGGGCCGCGATCGTGATCGTGAACGACGGCGGAGCCACCGGAGTGAACGAGAGCGGCGCCGGGACCGTGACCGAGACCGGGATCGCGAGCACAAGCGGGGGGAGCGGGGTAGTGAACGGGGCAGGGATGAGGCCCGAGGTGGGGGTGGCGGTGGCCAGGACAATGGGCTGGAGGGTCTGGGGAATGATGGCCGAGACATGTATATGGAGTCTGAGGGAGGCGACGGGTATCTTGCTCCAGAGAATGGGTATTTGATGGAAGCTGCTCCAGAGTGA
- the LOC128597008 gene encoding probable ribosome biogenesis protein RLP24: protein MRMEKCYFCSGPIYPGHGMTFVRNDCKVFRFCKSKCHKNFKKKCNPRKVRWIKAFRKAAGKELTVDNSFEFEKRRNEPVKYQRELWNKTIDAMKRVEEIKQKRQAKFIMNRLKKNKELQKVQDIKEVKQNIHLIRAPLAGKGKKLEEKMVQQLQQDVDMEDVA from the coding sequence ATGCGTATGGAGAAGTGTTATTTCTGTTCGGGGCCAATCTACCCTGGTCACGGCATGACGTTCGTCCGCAATGATTGCAAGGTGTTCAGATTTTGTAAATCCAAATgtcataaaaactttaaaaagaagtgCAATCCTCGCAAGGTCAGGTGGATTAAAGCATTCCGGAAAGCAGCTGGTAAAGAGCTTACAGTGGATAATTCATTTGAATTTGAGAAACGTAGAAACGAACCTGTCAAATACCAGAGAGAGCTATGGAATAAAACTATTGATGCAATGAAGAGAGTTGAAGAGATCAAACAGAAACGCCAAGctaaatttataatgaacagactgaagaaaaataaagagctaCAGAAAGTCCAGGACATCAAGGAAGTCAAGCAAAACATCCATCTTATCCGAGCCCCTCTTGCAGGCAAAGGAAAGAAACTGGAAGAGAAAATGGTACAGCAATTACAACAGGATGTGGACATGGAAGATGTTGCCTAA
- the KCNA7 gene encoding potassium voltage-gated channel subfamily A member 7 — protein MEPRCPPPCGCCERLVLNVAGLRFETRARTLGRFPDTLLGDPARRGRFYDEVRREYFFDRHRPSFDAVLYYYQSGGRLRRPAHVPLDVFLDEVAFYGLGAAALARLREDEGCPVPPERPLPRRAFARQLWLLFEFPESSQAARVLAVVSVLVILVSIVVFCLETLPDFRDDGDNAGIAAVAAAAPFPTRLNGSSPAPGNPPRLPFSDPFFMVETLCICWFSFELLVRLMACPSKAIFFKNVMNLIDFVAILPYFVALGTELARQRGVGQPAMSLAILRVIRLVRVFRIFKLSRHSKGLQILGQTLRASMRELGLLIFFLFIGVVLFSSAVYFAEVDRVDSHFTSIPESFWWAVVTMTTVGYGDMAPVTVGGKIVGSLCAIAGVLTISLPVPVIVSNFSYFYHRETEGEEAGMFSHVDTQPCGTLEGKANGGLVDGEMPELPPPLWAPPAKHLVTEV, from the exons ATGGAGCCACGGTGTCCACCGCCGTGCGGCTGCTGCGAACGGCTCGTACTCAACGTGGCCGGTCTGCGCTTCGAGACCCGGGCGCGCACATTGGGCCGCTTCCCGGACACGCTGCTCGGGGACCCAGCACGCCGCGGCCGCTTCTATGATGAAGTGCGCCGCGAGTACTTCTTCGACCGGCACCGTCCCAGCTTCGACGCGGTGCTCTACTATTACCAGTCCGGCGGGCGGCTGCGGCGGCCGGCGCACGTGCCGCTCGACGTCTTCCTGGACGAGGTGGCTTTCTACGGGCTGGGCGCGGCGGCCCTGGCGCGCCTGCGCGAGGACGAGGGCTGCCCGGTACCACCCGAGCGTCCCCTGCCCCGCCGCGCCTTCGCGCGCCAGCTCTGGCTGCTCTTCGAGTTCCCCGAGAGTTCGCAGGCCGCGCGCGTGCTCGCCGTCGTCTCTGTGCTCGTAATCCTAGTCTCCATCGTGGTATTTTGCCTTGAGACGCTGCCTGACTTCCGCGACGATGGCGACAACGCAGGGATTGCAGCAGTGGCAGCCGCTGCCCCG TTCCCTACTCGGCTGAATGGCTCCAGCCCTGCGCCTGGAAATCCACCCCGCTTGCCCTTCAGTGACCCATTCTTTATGGTGGAGACGCTGTgcatctgttggttctcttttGAGCTTCTGGTGCGCCTGATGGCCTGCCCGAGCAAAGCGATCTTCTTCAAGAATGTGATGAACCTCATCGATTTTGTGGCCATCCTACCCTACTTTGTGGCACTGGGCACCGAGCTGGCCCGGCAGCGAGGGGTGGGCCAGCCAGCCATGTCACTAGCCATCCTGCGGGTCATCAGATTGGTGCGTGTCTTCCGCATCTTCAAGCTGTCCCGGCACTCAAAAGGCCTACAGATCTTGGGCCAGACACTTCGGGCCTCCATGCGTGAGCTGGGCctcctcatcttcttcctcttcattgGTGTGGTTCTCTTTTCCAGTGCAGTCTACTTTGCTGAAGTTGACCGAGTGGACTCTCATTTCACCAGCATCCCCGAGTCCTTCTGGTGGGCAGTGGTCACCATGACCACAGTTGGCTATGGAGACATGGCACCTGTCACTGTGGGTGGCAAGATAGTGGGCTCTCTGTGTGCCATCGCTGGTGTGCTGACCATTTCCCTGCCAGTGCCTGTCATTGTCTCCAACTTCAGCTACTTTTACCACCGGGAAACAGAGGGCGAAGAGGCTGGGATGTTCAGTCATGTGGACACGCAGCCCTGTGGCACACTGGAGGGCAAAGCCAATGGGGGATTGGTGGATGGAGAGATGCCTGAACTACCACCTCCACTCTGGGCCCCCCCTGCAAAACACCTGGTCACTGAAGTGTGA
- the SNRNP70 gene encoding U1 small nuclear ribonucleoprotein 70 kDa isoform X2 gives MTQFLPPNLLALFAPRDPIPYLPPLEKLPHEKHHNQPYCGIAPYIREFEDPRDAPPPTRAETREERMERKRREKIERRQQEVETELKMWDPHNDPNAQGDAFKTLFVARVNYDTTESKLRREFEVYGPIKRIHMVYSKRSGKPRGYAFIEYEHERDMHSAYKHADGKKIDGRRVLVDVERGRTVKGWRPRRLGGGLGGTRRGGADVNIRHSGRDDTSRYDERDRDRDRERERRERSRERDKERERRRSRSRDRRRRSRSRDKEERRRSRERSKDKDRERKRRSSRSRERARRERERKEELRGGGGGGGDMAEPSEAGDAPPDDGPPGELGPDGPDGPEEKGRDRDRERRRSHRSERERRRDRDRDRDREHKRGERGSERGRDEARGGGGGGQDNGLEGLGNDGRDMYMESEGGDGYLAPENGYLMEAAPE, from the exons ATGACCCAGTTCCTGCCGCCCAATCTTCTGGCCCTCTTTGCCCCCCGGGACCCCATCCCATACCTGCCACCTCTGGAGAAACTGCCACATGAAAAACACCACAATCAACCTTACTGTGGCATTGCGCCATACAtccgagagtttgag GACCCTCGAGATGCCCCTCCTCCAACTCGTGCAGAAACCCGGGAGGAACGCATGGAGAGGAAG AGACGGGAAAAGATTGAGCGGCGACAGCAGGAAGTGGAGACAGAGCTAAAAATGT GGGACCCTCACAATGATCCCAATGCTCAGGGTGATGCCTTCAAGACTCTCTTCGTGGCTAGAGTG AACTATGATACAACAGAATCCAAGCTCCGGAGAGAGTTTGAGGTGTATGGACCCATCAAAAGA ATACACATGGTCTACAGTAAGCGGTCGGGAAAGCCCCGGGGCTATGCCTTCATCGAGTATGAGCACGAGCGAGACATGCACT CCGCTTACAAGCACGCAGATGGCAAGAAGATTGATGGCAGGAGGGTccttgtggatgtggagaggggcCGAACTGTGAAGGGCTGGAGGCCCCGGCGGCTAG GAGGTGGCCTCGGTGGTACCAGAAGAGGTGGAGCTGACGTGAACATCCGGCATTCAGGCCGCGATGACACGTCCCGCTATGACGAGAG GGACCGGGACCGGGACCGTGAGCGGGAGCGAAGAGAGCGGAGTCGGGAGCGGGACAAGGAGCGCGAACGGCGTCGCTCCCGCTCTCGGGACCGGCGAAGGCGCTCACGGAGTCGCGACAAGGAGGAGCGTAGGCGCTCCAGAGAGCGGAGCAAGGACAAGGACCGGGAACGGAAGCGGCGAAGCAGCCGGAGTCGAGAGCGGGCCCGGCGGGAGCGGGAGCGCAAAGAGGAGCTGCGTGGGGGTGGTGGCGGTGGTGGCGACATGGCGGAGCCCTCTGAGGCTGGTGATGCGCCCCCTGATGACGGGCCTCCTGGGGAGCTCGGTCCTGACGGCCCTGATGGGCCTGAAGAGAAGGGCCGCGATCGTGATCGTGAACGACGGCGGAGCCACCGGAGTGAACGAGAGCGGCGCCGGGACCGTGACCGAGACCGGGATCGCGAGCACAAGCGGGGGGAGCGGGGTAGTGAACGGGGCAGGGATGAGGCCCGAGGTGGGGGTGGCGGTGGCCAGGACAATGGGCTGGAGGGTCTGGGGAATGATGGCCGAGACATGTATATGGAGTCTGAGGGAGGCGACGGGTATCTTGCTCCAGAGAATGGGTATTTGATGGAAGCTGCTCCAGAGTGA